The proteins below are encoded in one region of uncultured Eubacteriales bacterium:
- the ecfA gene encoding Energy-coupling factor transporter ATP-binding protein EcfA 1, which produces MEPILQAEHLTHVYSAGTPFEREALLDVNFTAYRGEYLGIIGHTGSGKSTLIQHLNGLLKPTSGRVLFEGKDIWETKERTLQTRFQVGLVFQYPEYQLFEETVYKDIAFGPGNMKLPADEINRRVREAAQFVGLSDETLEKSPFELSGGQKRRVAIAGVIAMEPSVLILDEPTAGLDPVGVENILQNIHDYHTAKNATIIIVSHSMEEVARTVERLVVVDEGKIPFHGSPREVFAHEAELVHMGLGVPQVTRVFHRLRTLGMDIDPSVYTIDQAKAAILAKLGKGAV; this is translated from the coding sequence TTGGAACCCATTCTTCAAGCGGAACACTTAACCCACGTCTACTCGGCGGGCACCCCCTTTGAGCGGGAGGCCCTGCTGGACGTGAACTTCACTGCCTACCGGGGCGAATACCTGGGCATTATCGGCCACACCGGTTCGGGCAAATCCACCCTCATTCAGCACTTAAACGGTCTTCTAAAGCCCACGTCGGGCAGGGTCCTCTTCGAGGGGAAAGACATCTGGGAAACCAAGGAGCGCACCCTCCAAACCCGCTTTCAGGTGGGGCTGGTGTTCCAGTACCCGGAGTACCAGCTCTTTGAGGAGACGGTGTATAAGGACATCGCCTTCGGTCCCGGCAACATGAAACTGCCCGCCGATGAGATTAACCGCCGGGTCCGTGAAGCCGCTCAATTCGTGGGCCTCAGCGACGAGACGCTGGAGAAGTCGCCCTTCGAGCTGTCCGGCGGACAGAAGCGCCGGGTGGCCATCGCGGGAGTCATCGCCATGGAGCCTTCGGTCCTCATCCTGGACGAGCCCACCGCCGGTCTCGACCCGGTGGGTGTGGAGAACATTTTACAGAACATCCATGACTACCACACCGCCAAGAACGCCACCATCATCATCGTGTCACACTCCATGGAGGAGGTGGCCCGGACGGTGGAGCGCCTGGTGGTGGTGGACGAGGGGAAAATCCCCTTCCACGGCTCCCCCCGGGAGGTTTTCGCCCATGAGGCGGAGCTGGTGCACATGGGTTTGGGCGTGCCCCAGGTAACCCGGGTGTTCCACCGTCTGCGGACCCTGGGCATGGACATCGACCCGTCGGTCTACACCATCGACCAGGCGAAGGCCGCCATTCTCGCCAAGCTGGGAAAGGGGGCGGTGTAA
- a CDS encoding putative guanine deaminase (Evidence 3 : Function proposed based on presence of conserved amino acid motif, structural feature or limited homology) codes for MSNTSFILRGDLCWSTSPDQVEAMRNGYLVSVDGVSRGVFQEVPEEYTHLPVADCAGKLIVPGLTDLHVHAPQYAFRGLGMDLELLEWLDTVTFPEEARYAGLDYARAAYRKFVEDLRRGPNTRACIFATLHTPATVLLMDLLEESGLITLVGKVNMDRGSPDNLREESADSSARETLAWLESSADRYTRTGAILTPRFIPSCTDELMTRLGELQREYRLPVQSHLSENAGEVAWVRELCPNSKFYGDAYDQFGLFGGDAPTIMAHCVLSGEAEQELMKVRGVYIAHCPASNMNLSSGVAPAGKYLREGQRIGLGSDIAGGTHGSIFRAMSDAIQASKLRWRLQDQSIKPLTTAEAFYMGTVGGGSFFGKVGSFEPGYELDAVILDDGRLSTPRELTLTQRLERTIYLSEDRDVVGKFVQGRRVF; via the coding sequence ATGAGTAACACTTCCTTTATTCTCAGGGGTGACCTCTGCTGGAGCACGAGTCCCGACCAGGTGGAGGCCATGCGAAACGGGTACCTGGTCTCGGTGGACGGTGTCTCTCGGGGCGTGTTCCAGGAGGTGCCAGAGGAGTACACCCACCTGCCGGTGGCAGACTGTGCCGGGAAACTAATCGTGCCCGGCCTTACCGACCTGCACGTCCACGCACCCCAGTACGCCTTCAGGGGCCTGGGGATGGATCTGGAGCTCTTGGAGTGGCTGGACACCGTCACCTTCCCTGAGGAGGCCCGATACGCGGGCCTCGACTACGCGAGAGCGGCCTACCGAAAGTTTGTGGAGGATCTGCGCAGGGGCCCCAATACCAGGGCCTGCATCTTTGCCACCCTCCACACCCCCGCGACCGTCCTGCTGATGGATCTGCTGGAGGAGTCGGGCCTCATCACCCTGGTGGGCAAGGTGAACATGGACCGGGGCAGCCCCGACAACCTGCGGGAGGAGAGCGCAGACAGTTCGGCGCGGGAGACCCTTGCGTGGCTGGAGAGCTCCGCGGACAGGTACACGCGCACCGGGGCCATCCTCACACCCCGGTTCATCCCCTCCTGTACCGATGAATTGATGACGCGGCTGGGCGAGCTACAGCGGGAATACCGCCTGCCCGTGCAGTCCCATCTGTCCGAGAACGCCGGGGAGGTGGCCTGGGTAAGGGAACTCTGCCCCAACTCCAAATTTTATGGGGATGCCTACGACCAGTTCGGGCTTTTCGGCGGAGACGCGCCCACCATTATGGCCCACTGTGTCCTCTCCGGCGAGGCGGAACAGGAATTAATGAAGGTGCGGGGGGTATATATCGCCCACTGCCCAGCCTCCAACATGAACCTCTCCTCCGGCGTGGCCCCTGCGGGCAAGTACTTGCGGGAGGGCCAGCGCATCGGCCTGGGCAGCGACATTGCCGGGGGCACTCACGGCTCCATCTTCCGGGCCATGTCCGACGCCATACAGGCCTCCAAGCTGCGCTGGCGGCTCCAAGACCAGAGCATAAAGCCCCTGACAACGGCTGAGGCGTTCTATATGGGCACCGTCGGCGGCGGGTCCTTTTTTGGCAAGGTGGGAAGTTTCGAGCCTGGGTATGAGCTGGACGCAGTAATTTTGGACGACGGGCGGCTGAGCACGCCCCGGGAACTGACCCTCACCCAGCGGCTGGAGCGGACCATCTACCTCTCAGAGGACCGGGACGTGGTTGGCAAATTCGTTCAGGGACGGCGGGTATTTTAA
- a CDS encoding Transcriptional regulator, Crp/Fnr family: MTGCACCSQDCLDKLCAHKIPVFASLSPEEMGRFSSIARHYRYEKGEPITLEGEDLNALVILSEGSAKAYKLTPDGREQILYVFSQGDFFGERNLLGGRKSAYTVEALEPVRTCAFGRDEFYALLRANPDIAIKVIEELEKRMERMENAVQSMGVRSLDSRIGGLLLDFAEKYGDLTSEGVLIRLPLSREGMANFLGVARETVSRKLSQLEADGILRTVGNKALLLLNGEELKSLAGKIE; this comes from the coding sequence GTGACAGGATGCGCCTGCTGCAGCCAGGATTGCCTTGACAAACTCTGTGCCCACAAGATACCCGTTTTCGCATCTCTAAGTCCGGAGGAGATGGGCCGTTTCTCCTCCATCGCCCGCCATTACCGGTACGAAAAGGGCGAGCCCATCACCCTGGAGGGGGAGGACTTGAACGCCCTGGTCATCCTCAGCGAGGGCAGCGCCAAGGCCTATAAACTCACTCCCGACGGGAGGGAGCAGATTTTATACGTATTCTCGCAGGGGGACTTCTTCGGGGAGAGGAACCTGCTGGGCGGACGGAAAAGCGCTTACACCGTTGAAGCGCTGGAGCCGGTGCGGACCTGCGCTTTCGGCCGGGACGAGTTTTATGCCCTTCTCCGCGCCAACCCCGACATTGCCATCAAGGTCATCGAGGAGCTGGAGAAACGGATGGAGCGGATGGAGAACGCGGTACAGAGCATGGGGGTGCGCAGCCTGGACAGCCGTATCGGCGGTCTGCTGCTGGATTTTGCGGAGAAGTACGGCGACCTCACATCGGAGGGTGTGCTCATCCGCCTCCCTTTGAGCCGAGAGGGAATGGCCAATTTCCTGGGCGTCGCCCGGGAAACCGTAAGCCGCAAGCTAAGCCAGTTGGAGGCCGACGGGATTCTCCGCACGGTGGGCAACAAAGCCCTGCTTCTCCTGAATGGCGAGGAGCTGAAATCCCTGGCCGGAAAAATTGAGTAA
- a CDS encoding Threonyl-tRNA synthetase, producing the protein MGEKTLDLGRSVYELCTADPEILPILVNLGFTDITKPGMLATAGRFMTIPKGAALKKRSMEEIKKAFEGHGYKIKGGTI; encoded by the coding sequence ATGGGCGAAAAAACCTTGGATCTGGGCCGGTCTGTCTATGAATTATGTACCGCCGACCCGGAAATCCTACCCATATTGGTTAACCTGGGCTTTACCGATATCACCAAGCCCGGCATGTTGGCGACGGCGGGCCGGTTCATGACAATCCCTAAGGGCGCTGCATTGAAAAAGCGGAGTATGGAAGAGATCAAAAAGGCCTTTGAAGGCCACGGCTATAAAATAAAGGGGGGGACTATATGA
- a CDS encoding conserved hypothetical protein (Evidence 4 : Homologs of previously reported genes of unknown function), protein MSAEINNREYRQQVLKELIGQLHDGKTVEEVQGRFAAVFGNVSAEEIAQAEQALIQGGLPVSEVQRLCDVHAAVFKGAIEEIHRPSDPVKIPGHPLNTLWRENRAVEELVSELEPMVAVGGEDLKRGLERLSQLDRHYVKKENLLFPYLEQYGITAPPKVMWGVDDEISDQLKALRKNGGPAAEVEELFRKISEMIFKEENILFPMLLEHLTQDEWKTVATESGDLGYCLIDGVPTWRPEAEYKPRAEREAKEEPGVITLPTGNLKEEELVRLLDTLPIDITFVGRDDTVKYFSQGAERVFPRTKAIIGRKVANCHPPASVHIVEKLVEDFKSGAKDHEDFWINMGEKYILIRYFAVRSEQGEYMGVLEVTQDIKPIKAIQGEKRLVEEQGQK, encoded by the coding sequence ATGAGCGCGGAGATCAACAACAGGGAGTACAGGCAGCAGGTCTTGAAGGAACTGATCGGACAGCTCCACGACGGGAAAACGGTGGAGGAGGTCCAGGGCCGTTTTGCCGCCGTGTTCGGCAACGTCTCCGCCGAGGAGATCGCCCAGGCGGAGCAGGCTCTCATCCAGGGCGGGCTCCCAGTGTCCGAGGTGCAGCGGCTGTGCGACGTGCACGCCGCCGTCTTCAAGGGCGCTATCGAGGAGATCCACCGCCCCTCCGACCCGGTGAAGATCCCCGGCCACCCCCTCAACACCCTCTGGAGGGAAAACCGGGCAGTGGAGGAGCTGGTGAGCGAGCTGGAGCCCATGGTGGCTGTCGGTGGGGAAGACTTGAAACGGGGCCTGGAGCGGCTCTCCCAACTGGACCGCCACTACGTGAAGAAGGAGAATCTCCTCTTCCCCTACCTGGAGCAATACGGCATCACCGCCCCGCCCAAGGTGATGTGGGGCGTGGACGACGAGATAAGCGACCAACTCAAGGCCCTGCGCAAAAACGGCGGGCCCGCCGCCGAGGTGGAGGAGCTCTTCCGTAAGATTAGCGAGATGATTTTCAAGGAGGAGAACATTCTCTTCCCCATGCTGTTGGAGCATTTGACACAGGACGAGTGGAAGACCGTCGCTACCGAGAGCGGGGACTTGGGGTACTGCCTCATCGACGGCGTACCCACCTGGAGGCCGGAGGCCGAGTATAAGCCCCGGGCCGAGCGGGAGGCAAAGGAGGAGCCGGGCGTCATCACTCTGCCCACCGGCAATCTCAAAGAGGAGGAGCTGGTGCGCCTTCTGGACACGTTGCCCATCGACATTACCTTCGTGGGCAGGGACGACACGGTGAAGTACTTCTCTCAAGGAGCCGAGCGGGTATTTCCCCGCACCAAGGCCATCATCGGGCGCAAGGTTGCCAACTGCCACCCCCCCGCCAGCGTACACATCGTGGAAAAGCTGGTGGAGGACTTCAAGAGCGGGGCCAAGGACCACGAGGACTTCTGGATCAACATGGGCGAGAAGTACATTCTCATCCGGTACTTCGCCGTACGCAGCGAGCAGGGCGAGTACATGGGCGTCCTGGAGGTGACCCAGGACATCAAGCCCATCAAGGCCATCCAGGGCGAAAAGCGCCTGGTGGAAGAGCAGGGGCAGAAATAG
- a CDS encoding hypothetical protein (Evidence 5 : No homology to any previously reported sequences), producing the protein MNDTPRGSGICRGLLGAVVTFFILDIMATEGLYLLNDSLLTIFITSAAVGAVTGLFAYHHTRIRTLEQRVEYLARQVEKLEDRK; encoded by the coding sequence ATGAACGACACTCCCCGTGGCAGTGGAATTTGCCGTGGACTTCTCGGCGCCGTCGTCACGTTTTTCATCCTCGATATTATGGCTACGGAAGGCCTTTACCTGCTCAACGACAGCTTGCTCACTATTTTTATCACCTCCGCCGCCGTTGGGGCGGTGACCGGTCTTTTTGCCTACCACCACACCCGAATCCGTACGCTGGAGCAGCGGGTGGAATACCTGGCGCGGCAAGTGGAGAAGTTAGAAGACCGCAAGTGA
- the ecfT gene encoding Energy-coupling factor transporter transmembrane protein EcfT, producing the protein MALKDITLGQYFPGKTILHRLDPRTKLICTVAFIVALFLAKQLVGYGILLATLGALVALSHIKLKVILKGLKPILFIIVFTGILNLFFTPGTAIWELGFLRLTAEGIWAAVFMVLRISMLIVCTFLLTYTTSPILLTDGLERLMNPLKKIRVPVHELSMMMSIALRFIPTLIEETDKIMSAQKARGADFETGNLVQKAKALIPLLVPLFISAFRRADELAIAMECRCYHGGEGRTRLRQLKYTGADIAAIALSLALCAGVYVLGRFGL; encoded by the coding sequence ATGGCACTTAAAGATATCACCCTCGGCCAGTATTTCCCAGGCAAAACAATCCTTCACCGGCTGGATCCCCGTACCAAGCTGATCTGTACCGTCGCCTTCATCGTGGCCCTCTTTCTCGCGAAACAGCTTGTGGGGTACGGTATTCTGCTGGCCACTCTGGGGGCACTGGTGGCCCTTTCCCACATCAAGCTGAAAGTCATTTTGAAGGGCTTAAAGCCCATCTTGTTCATCATCGTCTTCACCGGTATCTTAAACCTCTTCTTTACCCCCGGCACTGCAATCTGGGAGCTGGGTTTCCTCAGGCTGACGGCGGAGGGCATCTGGGCGGCGGTCTTCATGGTGCTGCGCATCTCCATGCTAATTGTCTGCACCTTCCTCCTCACCTACACCACCTCCCCCATCCTGCTCACCGACGGGCTGGAGCGACTGATGAATCCCCTTAAAAAAATCAGAGTGCCGGTGCATGAGCTCTCCATGATGATGTCTATCGCCCTGCGGTTCATCCCCACGCTGATTGAGGAAACCGATAAAATCATGTCGGCCCAAAAGGCCCGTGGGGCCGACTTTGAGACAGGGAACCTGGTCCAGAAGGCCAAGGCCCTCATCCCCCTGCTGGTACCTCTCTTCATCTCGGCTTTCCGCCGGGCGGACGAGTTGGCCATCGCCATGGAGTGCCGCTGTTACCACGGCGGCGAAGGCCGGACCCGGCTCCGGCAGCTCAAGTATACCGGCGCCGACATTGCCGCCATCGCCCTCTCCCTTGCCCTGTGCGCGGGGGTGTATGTATTGGGGCGGTTCGGGCTGTAA
- a CDS encoding Ferredoxin — protein MRATIDRDGCISCGLCAATCSEVFRMADDGLAEVYVDEVPAEAEGLAVEAQEGCPVSVITVE, from the coding sequence ATGAGAGCTACTATCGACAGAGATGGCTGTATTTCCTGCGGACTGTGCGCCGCCACCTGCTCCGAGGTCTTCCGAATGGCGGACGACGGGCTGGCCGAGGTCTATGTGGACGAGGTCCCCGCCGAGGCCGAAGGCCTCGCCGTTGAGGCCCAGGAGGGCTGCCCCGTGTCCGTCATCACGGTGGAGTAA
- the truA gene encoding tRNA pseudouridine synthase A: MRNIAIKLMYVGTAYHGWQVQKNASSVEETLEKALATVVCHPVKCIGAGRTDAGVHAESYIANFHTTSTIPCDRIPLAVNTRLPEDIVVVKATDVGEDFNAIGSCVKKEYTYRIYNSRLGNAFYVNRAWFYPKRLDETVMQAAASHLVGTHDFKAMQSVGTDVKSTVRTVHYFDITRDGDLIECRVCANGFLYNMVRAMVGTCVYAAEGKFSPHDVPAILEGRCRTNGGPTAPPGGLYMTKLWYNEDIL, translated from the coding sequence ATGAGAAATATCGCGATAAAATTAATGTACGTCGGAACGGCCTACCATGGCTGGCAGGTCCAGAAGAACGCCTCCTCCGTGGAGGAGACGTTGGAGAAGGCCTTAGCCACCGTGGTGTGCCATCCGGTGAAGTGCATAGGCGCAGGCAGAACCGACGCTGGCGTCCATGCCGAGAGCTATATCGCCAATTTTCACACCACCTCCACCATCCCCTGTGACCGCATTCCTCTGGCTGTCAATACCCGGCTGCCGGAGGATATCGTGGTGGTCAAGGCTACCGATGTGGGGGAGGATTTCAACGCCATCGGTTCCTGCGTTAAGAAAGAGTACACCTACCGCATATACAATTCCCGGTTGGGCAACGCGTTTTATGTAAACCGCGCATGGTTTTATCCCAAGCGCTTGGACGAGACGGTGATGCAGGCTGCTGCCAGCCATCTGGTTGGCACTCACGACTTTAAGGCCATGCAAAGCGTGGGCACCGACGTAAAGAGCACAGTGCGCACCGTCCATTACTTTGATATTACCCGTGACGGAGACCTCATTGAGTGCAGGGTCTGCGCCAACGGTTTTCTCTACAACATGGTACGGGCCATGGTGGGCACCTGCGTCTATGCCGCTGAGGGCAAGTTCTCCCCCCACGATGTGCCCGCCATTCTGGAGGGCCGGTGCCGTACCAACGGCGGCCCCACAGCACCGCCGGGGGGGCTGTACATGACCAAGCTCTGGTATAACGAAGATATCCTCTAG
- the ecfA gene encoding Energy-coupling factor transporter ATP-binding protein EcfA 2, translating to MDNIIRTKDLRFTYAMEEVGRAPSALDGVDLDLEEGSFVAILGHNGSGKSTLAKQMNAVLLPSGGKVWVDNMDTCDENLLLDIRRTVGMVFQNPDNQIVASVVEEDVAFAPENLGVPPTEIRKRVDEALAMVGMSEYATHAPHLLSGGQKQRIAIAGVIAMRPRCIVLDEPTAMLDPIGRSEVLKTIRQLNRDAGITVVLITHHMDEAAQADRLVVMSKGKVIADGPPKEVFQHVEELKAVGLTVPETVELCWQLRREGVDLPLDAISDEDCAQALYQVLR from the coding sequence ATGGATAACATTATTAGAACTAAAGACCTCCGTTTCACCTATGCCATGGAGGAGGTGGGCCGCGCCCCCTCGGCGCTGGACGGGGTGGACTTAGACCTAGAGGAGGGCTCTTTCGTCGCCATCCTGGGTCACAACGGCTCCGGCAAGTCCACCCTGGCAAAGCAGATGAACGCCGTCCTCCTTCCCTCCGGGGGCAAGGTGTGGGTCGACAATATGGACACTTGCGACGAAAACCTCCTCCTTGACATCCGCCGGACGGTGGGTATGGTCTTCCAGAACCCGGACAACCAGATCGTCGCCAGCGTGGTAGAGGAAGACGTGGCCTTCGCCCCGGAGAATCTGGGTGTGCCCCCGACTGAGATACGTAAGCGGGTAGATGAGGCCCTGGCCATGGTTGGTATGAGCGAGTACGCCACCCACGCTCCACATCTCCTCTCTGGTGGGCAAAAACAGCGCATCGCCATCGCCGGGGTCATCGCTATGCGGCCCCGCTGCATCGTATTGGACGAGCCCACCGCCATGCTGGACCCCATCGGGCGAAGCGAGGTGCTGAAAACCATCCGGCAGCTTAACCGTGACGCTGGTATCACGGTGGTCCTTATCACCCACCACATGGACGAGGCCGCCCAGGCTGACCGGCTGGTGGTGATGAGCAAGGGCAAGGTCATCGCCGATGGTCCTCCCAAGGAGGTCTTCCAGCACGTGGAGGAGCTCAAGGCCGTGGGCCTCACCGTCCCCGAGACGGTGGAGCTGTGCTGGCAGCTCCGCCGGGAGGGGGTCGACCTCCCCCTGGATGCCATCAGCGACGAGGACTGCGCCCAGGCGCTCTATCAGGTCTTACGGTAG
- a CDS encoding hypothetical protein (Evidence 5 : No homology to any previously reported sequences): MADLGSRGGAGHRGGAGVGEEVEHPDGPARTFDLARGKIPVGGLLGEKAGVLKIHGLDVEGQAPVPHRPALRGALDLPLAAPGGGAGVPGIGLLPPPVGALGLPDGLRVGTYQRVLPPALQLFPAAAVDELIILPLIGNPHIGFLRLIAYLVSIIPLYHFEAGASIATVDGAGRPKPGTLTGKFIFDTMEKNKERGEAP; this comes from the coding sequence ATGGCAGACCTCGGCTCCCGCGGCGGCGCAGGCCACCGTGGCGGCGCCGGTGTAGGCGAAGAGGTTGAGCACCCGGATGGGCCTGCCCGCACTTTTGATCTGGCTCGCGGCAAAATCCCAGTTGGCGGCCTGCTCGGGGAAAAGGCCGGTGTGCTTAAAATTCATGGGCTTGATGTTGAAGGTCAGGCCCCCGTACCCCACCGTCCAGCGCTCCGGGGTGCGCTTGACCTCCCATTGGCCGCCCCCGGTGGAGGAGCGGGCGTACCGGGCATCGGGCTTTTGCCACCCCCGGTGGGTGCGCTCGGTCTGCCAGATGGCCTGAGGGTCGGGACGTATCAACGTGTACTTCCCCCAGCGCTCCAGCTTTTCCCCGCTGCCGCAGTCGATGAGCTCATAATCCTTCCATTGATCGGAAATCCACATATCGGTTTTCTCCGTCTTATCGCATATTTAGTCTCAATTATACCATTATACCATTTTGAGGCAGGTGCGTCAATTGCGACAGTAGACGGCGCGGGACGGCCCAAGCCGGGTACATTGACAGGAAAATTTATCTTCGATACAATGGAGAAAAACAAGGAAAGGGGTGAGGCACCGTGA
- a CDS encoding conserved hypothetical protein (Evidence 4 : Homologs of previously reported genes of unknown function), with amino-acid sequence MWISDQWKDYELIDCGSGEKLERWGKYTLIRPDPQAIWQTERTHRGWQKPDARYARSSTGGGQWEVKRTPERWTVGYGGLTFNIKPMNFKHTGLFPEQAANWDFAASQIKSAGRPIRVLNLFAYTGAATVACAAAGAEVCHVDAAKGMVAWARENAKSSGLESAPIRWIIDDCAKFVEREIRRGKRYDAVIMDPPSYGRGPSGEIWKLEENLWPFVELVAGVLSDEPLFFLINSYTTGLAPSVLTYILESIVTKKHGGHTESAELGLRVTESGLALPCGATGRWAADR; translated from the coding sequence ATGTGGATTTCCGATCAATGGAAGGATTATGAGCTCATCGACTGCGGCAGCGGGGAAAAGCTGGAGCGCTGGGGGAAGTACACGTTGATACGTCCCGACCCTCAGGCCATCTGGCAGACCGAGCGCACCCACCGGGGGTGGCAAAAGCCCGATGCCCGGTACGCCCGCTCCTCCACCGGGGGCGGCCAATGGGAGGTCAAGCGCACCCCGGAGCGCTGGACGGTGGGGTACGGGGGCCTGACCTTCAACATCAAGCCCATGAATTTTAAGCACACCGGCCTTTTCCCCGAGCAGGCCGCCAACTGGGATTTTGCCGCGAGCCAGATCAAAAGTGCGGGCAGGCCCATCCGGGTGCTCAACCTCTTCGCCTACACCGGCGCCGCCACGGTGGCCTGCGCCGCCGCGGGAGCCGAGGTCTGCCATGTGGACGCGGCCAAGGGCATGGTGGCGTGGGCCAGAGAGAACGCCAAATCCTCCGGCCTGGAGAGCGCGCCCATCCGCTGGATCATTGATGACTGCGCCAAATTCGTTGAACGGGAGATACGCCGTGGCAAGCGGTACGACGCCGTCATCATGGACCCACCCTCATATGGGCGTGGGCCCTCCGGGGAGATCTGGAAGCTGGAGGAGAACCTTTGGCCTTTCGTTGAGCTGGTGGCCGGCGTGCTGTCAGACGAGCCGCTGTTCTTCCTCATCAATTCCTACACCACCGGCCTCGCCCCCTCGGTGCTTACCTACATTTTAGAGAGCATCGTCACCAAAAAGCACGGCGGGCACACCGAGAGCGCCGAACTTGGCCTCCGCGTCACCGAGAGCGGTCTGGCCCTCCCCTGCGGGGCCACAGGCCGCTGGGCGGCCGACCGCTAG
- a CDS encoding Cupin domain protein: MKTKCLKNIEGEERLKLSDLVEYQPGQIVSRTLAQNSAVSLTLFAFDAGEEISSHESGGDAMLTVLEGEAHITIGGQTYDLAGGETIVMPAGILHAVEAKKPFKMQLTVIFPSIRL; this comes from the coding sequence ATGAAGACAAAATGCCTGAAGAACATCGAGGGGGAGGAGAGGCTCAAGCTCTCCGACCTGGTGGAGTACCAGCCGGGCCAGATCGTCAGCCGTACCCTGGCCCAGAACAGCGCCGTGAGCCTCACTCTCTTCGCCTTTGACGCGGGGGAGGAGATCAGCAGCCATGAGTCGGGTGGTGACGCCATGCTCACCGTCCTGGAGGGAGAGGCTCACATCACCATCGGCGGCCAAACCTATGACCTGGCCGGGGGCGAGACCATCGTCATGCCCGCCGGCATCCTCCATGCAGTGGAGGCGAAAAAGCCCTTTAAAATGCAGTTGACCGTGATTTTCCCTTCGATCAGGTTATAA